The region CCACCGTTGCATGGTCccaccgttgcctcgttttgtatcacatccCAATGataaaaaatgcaatttcagaatgtgaggGGGGGCATGTCcccccccatccccgtcccccctgtccccagtgaaagttgtccCCCTGCATTGTATGGTTTATGTTGTATCAAATTGTAAAGATAAGACCTTTATTAAATGACTTGCAAGGTTAATACTTCTCTTCTATAATATCAGTGCTTTTGTATGTCTAGGATATTGCAGGTTTTACAGAATATCTGTACAGACGGGTGCTCCACGACTCTCCCTGAAAACCACAGGAATGGAGCCTTCATATCTACATTTCAAGTGCCAAGTCATGCAGTCTGAAATTTCTCCAtggcctacactcttagaaaaataggtgctatctagaacctaaatgggttcttcggctgtccccatagaataaccctttgaagaaccctttttgcttCCAGTGATTTccagagagggttctacatggaacccaaaagagttctacctggaacctttTTTTGTCTTTGTGGTTATAACAGAGCAGTTAGCATCTATCATATCAGgagatttttatttaactaggcaagtcagttaagaacaaattcttatttacaatgatggcctactggggaacagtgggttaactgccttgttcaggggcagaacaacagatttttaccttgtcagctctgggattcaatccagcaacctttcagttactggcccaacgctctaaccactaggctacctgccaccccctgtgCTTATAAGATATTCCAGTTGAAGGTGAAACAAAGCTCAAACAGTAGTCTGAATTCAACATCATAgaataagggtgtgtgtgtgtgtgtgtgtgtgtgtgtgtgtgtgtgtgtgtgtgtgtgtgtgtgtgtgtgtgggggggggcatacAGCCACTTTGGTCAGACACAGGAAGGTGTAATTCTAATAGTGTAGGATGTTGACACTTAGTCTGGTCATCCAAAGCTTAgtcatgactgtgtgtgtttcatcCAGCCTTTGAAATACACAAACAGCCCCTATAACTCCCTTTTAAAGCCAATTTAATAAAGTCATTAGTTATATTACAACTTCACTTCACAAATGGTGAAACTGTAACAATGTGAGGCTAATGATCTAAAACTAAAAACAATGGGTTTGACAGATCGGGAAGGTTTTTTCACTCACAAGTGATATTCTGTCTGTGGCACTGGCACAATACCTCTATCACCTAATACAACCACCAGCTGCTTTGCCAGTCCCTTGTCCATCCCTTGTCCATCCCTTGTCAATATTTCATTTTCCAACTGACTTGCCCTCTATTTGCCATGCGTTAGTAATTGGAGGGTAATGACTGACTTCTGTAAGTGTAGCTTGGACATAAACCTCAAACTGTGAATGAGTGATTGAACCtcgttgaggtgtgtgtgtttcccaggtAACACAGAGTAATGAGAGAGTTGGCGTAAAAGGACTTAACTCTACAGTAGCACTGGATAACACTAACCTCAGGCTTGTTTGAAACAAGTAGGCACTACAGGTATATGACAAGTACTAACGGATTATTGGCCCAAGGAGGTTAAACCTCAGGGGAAGAACGCAGACTCATTTTGTTAAGTGGTTCATCTGTTTTCGACACGGGCGAAGTGATTTctcctgggactggttactgcTAGTTGAAACCCAGTTACGTATGGGTGTCTGTAGAGCAGCCATTTGAGGTTAGTGGCTCTCTTAAAGGCTTGGTAATTAACAGTATCACTTTACATGCTCTGACATAACACTTTGAGGCCATTATCATAACAGTGACACTGTCACTACTGCCACTCTGCAATACGGTTGATATTCTTATGAGTTTTATAGCAGATTGGCAGCATAAGTGAAGTGTGACTGTCATTTGAGCACCAGTGAGAAACATTACTGTAAGTGGTGTAGTACTGTGTAAGACAACTCTGTGTCTCACTGTGATAAATAGAATTTAACACGTGAACGTATAAAGCATTTGACGTGTGCATACTGTTTTTCTCTTATAGTTCTTGGCTTCTGGCTCTTTCCACTCCCTGTTGACCTTCATAGAAATATCACCTGTATGTTTCCTTTGTTTTCAATCAAATCCTCACTCTGTTTAAGAAAATGAGGACTTGCCTAAGCCTGTCCATTGCCTAAACCCTCAGTAGATAGAGTCTCTGTTGGCTGAGTTGGTGCCAGAGGGGGGAAGGTATGTGCAATGACCTTTACATTGGCAGTGGgttagtattttttttatacGCACTTCATACCTGGCGCTGCTTTCAATCCTGTCTCTCTTTGACCTCCTTATTCATATCATGGTGAGTTATGCGTAAAGGTAATCCTATATGCCATAATTATAGATATCCAAATATTAGAAATTGTACTTGTGACCTTATTTTTTGGGTCCTTCCTACTTCCTCACCTTTCATCTCATGTGCACAGTAGAATGCAGATGTGTGTTACCAGCTTGTACGTTTTAGATGTTAGTGATCGTCAGTCCTGTGTCAAGTGTCTTCCAAACTATCTGCGGGGTTGCCAGATTGGTATTTCCGTATCAGTGCAGCTAGGATTTAGATGTATGTACCTGTTTTGAGTTATGTTTTGACTGCAGTATTTAAACAATATAAACTGTTATGCTAGGATGAATTGGGTGTGTGTCAGCTACAGGACAAAGAGTGCTACTGCTTTCAGCCAGATCAGCTACTGTTAACACAGGGAGGTTATACTGCAGTCTTTGTCCAATGTTGCCATTCGTTCTTACATGCTTAATGAGTAGTAGGTATGCTAGATAAGCTAATGTGTAGAGGGGGGATTTTTtggttgataaataaataaatctgcTGGATAGTACTGTAGCATTCACGGAACTTCGTGTTAAAGTTTCCCGCAATGTGGACTTGTCTCTATTGATGAGgtattgtctgtgtgttttaAAGACCCTAGGCTAATAGGGATGTGTTTTCGTGGAATAGaggtaatgtctgtgtgttttaaAGACCCTAGGCTAATAGGGATGTGTGTTTGTGGAATAGAGGTAATGTCTATGTGTTTTAAAGACCCTAGGCTAATAGGGATGTGTGTTTGTGGAATAGAGGTAATGTCTATGTGTTTTAAAGACCCTAGGCTAATAGGGATGTGTGTTTGTGGAATAGAGGTAATGTCTATGTGTGAAGTCCCCTCCTCCCCTTTCTGGCCCATCCGTCCCCCTCCATGTCCATCCCTGAGGGCAATATAGACAGGCATGTTTGTTCAAACAAGGCCCACGCTActtccctgacacacacacacacacacacacacacacacacacacacacacacacacacacacacacacacacacacacgggacgaCTAGTGGAGGCTCGCTATGGGGGTAGGAAGAGCACAGTACCACTCCCGCAGGGCTAAGGCATGTCTAGATAGGGGCAGCCAGGCAAAAGTCATGACAGTGCCAACTCCAGAACTCATGTGCCAAACTAGGCACTCTATGGCCACATCCAAGGGGTTATATTCATCTCAGTGTGGTGGGTGAGGCAGAGAGGAAGTCCTTTAATGTAATACTGTTTTAGAGGACTACTCTCTTTGAAACACACTAACACatgtgcatgcatgcacacacccacccacacactcactcgctaacactccctttctctctcttttctgtttGTTATTTCCCTATGGCTTATCCTTCCACGGCCTCACACTGACAAAACCACTCTTTGTGGGTTGAGGTTTGAGGCCTTGCTGTGTCAGCCTGCAGACAGCCAGGGTTAGGGTTTGTCCTGCCGTCAAGGAATGTCTATTCCCACTTCTATTTTAAATATTTGAGAGGCAGCACAGGTATAGCTAATTGTATGTGTTTTCTGACCTGTGTGTCAGGATAGTCTAAACTCTGGGGGGGAAAAGATGAGTGGACTATGATGCTATACGTTTCAGATGTATCAGAGAAATGATATTGTTCATCAGGAAATTCTCTCCTGTAGATCATTGGACCATTCTGTCAAAATGGAAAGCCTCTGTTGATTATGACTATTTCTAGTACATTAGCTGACAGTGATCGAGTGAGCAAACAACATGCATTCATTGTCCTTCTTTCACTCCTCCTCATTCTggcctcttctcttttcctctcattgccaccccctctctctctctctatctctctgtctttctctctcccagtatGTCCAGGATGGAGCGACAGTGTTGGTGGTATTTACTGGTGTTGAGCTGCCTGTTTCACACTCTTTCAGCCCACAGTGACTTTTACACATCCATCGGTGAGACTCCTCCCTTCCCTATGAGATACATAGTCATATGGTTGTGAGACAGGTGTTGGGTCTGCACTCAAAGCCTGTCTGTCAAGCACATACTGTGCATTTTATCTACCCGGAAGTACACGTTTCTACCCGGAAGTACACGTTTCTACCCGGAAGTACGGGTTCTTATTTTTTCTCATCTACACGGAAGTTGAAAGATATAGTACACAGTGTATTCCTTATCATGTGTATTATTGGTTTAACTAAACTTAAAATAAAGTTTGATAATGTGTGTATTATCCTCCCTTAGGTCACATGACAGATCTGTTGTACACAGAGAAAGACTTAGTCACTTCACTGAAGAATTACATCACGGCAGAGGAGAACAAGCTGAAGCAGGTTAAACAGTAAGTGTCCACACGCACACTcgcaaacgcacgcacacacacacacagagtagctGAATTGTGTctcttctcccatccctctcttagGTGGGCAGAGAAGCTGGATGTGTTATCAGCCATAGCCATGCAGGACCCCGAGGGCTTCCTGGGAAACCCGGTCAACGCCTTCAAACTGATGAAGAGGCTGAACACAGAAtggggagacctggagagcctgGTGCTGAAGGACACCAAGGACGGTTAGATATGATGACACTATGAAGTTCACATTAGAAGAGATGAAAAGGAAGTTGAAAAGTAGTCACAAAGCAGCAATGACAGATACTAGTTATTTTTTACATAAAATATTTGCTGCAATGTTTGTTTGTCTTTTAGATGCTCACAGTGAGCATCCTCACTAATGAggatctctgtccttctctcaggcTTCATCTCTAACCTGACCCTCCAGAGGCAACACTTCCCTACCGACGAGGACCAGACAGGAGCAGCCAAGGCCCTGCTCAGACTGCAGGACACCTACAGACTGGACACCAACACCATCTCTACAGGAGACCTGCCAGGTAAAGTGTTAGGGAGCGCTAGAGAGAGAACCTCAGGCCTTTCATCATTTGTAAGTTTGTAAACACTGACTCATCCACAGGGGTGACGCACAAGAGCCCTATGACAGTGGAGGACTGCTTTGAGCTGGGGAAAATTGCCTACAGCGAGGTGGACTACTACCACACTGAGCTATGGATGGAACAGGCCCTGAAGCAGCTGGACGAAGGAGAGGAGTCTACCGTGGACAAGGTCACCGTGTTGGACTACCTCAGCTATGCTATTTACCAGCAGGGGGATCTAGGCAGGGCCCTGGAGCTCACCAAGAGGCTACTCATGCTGGGTGAGTTACCCTAATGCGGCTCAGAATGAAAGGAGTTAAACTAGTCACACCGGGAGCGAGGATTTGAAGGACACACTGACAGAGTTAAAGGAGAGCACACTAAAAGAGCTAACTTATGGGATGGGTATACTTGAATGTTAACTGGTAGTGTAACACTGTGAATGTTAATGAGTGCTGAGGGAATATGATGCCCTCCAGGTGAATCATTGAACAACAGCTGCTGTCCTGTATGCCCAGCATAAACTGGTATAGAGGATTACTCATGAAATGTCCCAAGTGGCAGTAGGGTCTGAAGTTAGTGATTCAGATAGATCCAGATGAAAATTCTAAATGAATCTTCCTTGTTTGTTTACTATATGAGCATCAGTATTCCATCtcactgtcccctctctctcctcactccagaCCCGGAACACCAGCGTGCCAACGGCAACCTGAAGTACTTTGAGTTTCAACTGATaaatcagaggaaggcccaggcCCAGGAGGCCCAGAAGGCCCGGGAGGAGGGCAAGGAGCAAAGGAAGAGACTGACGAGTGATTCCTCCAAGAAGAAGAAGCGCTTTAGGGAGCCTGTCCCAGAGAGGAAGATGTATGAGATGCTGTGTCGAGGGGAGGGCATCAAGCTGGTGAGGAGgaattcctcacacacacacacacacgcgcgaaaaatgtatcaacccctacaaaaatgtccattcattataatcaacataataatgaatatttcctgttactgcaggattattttcctgctatagcaactggctcaaattaagatcctacgtctGTACGTGTCAATCTGTCTTCTTACCTCCCTCCACCCGCCCCATCTCTGCCTTGTAGACCCCCCGCAGACAGAGACGGCTTTTCTGTCGTTACTTTGACAACCACGGTCACCCCAAGTACCTCCTGAGCCCGGTGAAGCAGGAGGATGAGTGGGACCGGCCCTACATAGTCCGCTACCATGACATCATCTCTCACGGCGAGATCGAGAAGGTCAAAGAGCTGGCCAAGCCCAGAGTGAGTTCaactctctgtcagtgtgtgtgtgtgctatattGAGATAATAAGGGTTCAGAAGGGTGTCATGGCCACACAGATGTGTCT is a window of Salmo salar chromosome ssa18, Ssal_v3.1, whole genome shotgun sequence DNA encoding:
- the LOC106577060 gene encoding prolyl 4-hydroxylase subunit alpha-1 — protein: MSRMERQCWWYLLVLSCLFHTLSAHSDFYTSIGHMTDLLYTEKDLVTSLKNYITAEENKLKQVKQWAEKLDVLSAIAMQDPEGFLGNPVNAFKLMKRLNTEWGDLESLVLKDTKDGFISNLTLQRQHFPTDEDQTGAAKALLRLQDTYRLDTNTISTGDLPGVTHKSPMTVEDCFELGKIAYSEVDYYHTELWMEQALKQLDEGEESTVDKVTVLDYLSYAIYQQGDLGRALELTKRLLMLDPEHQRANGNLKYFEFQLINQRKAQAQEAQKAREEGKEQRKRLTSDSSKKKKRFREPVPERKMYEMLCRGEGIKLTPRRQRRLFCRYFDNHGHPKYLLSPVKQEDEWDRPYIVRYHDIISHGEIEKVKELAKPRLRRATISNPITGVLETAPYRISKSAWLTAYEHPMIDQINQRIEDLTGLEMDTAEELQVANYGVGGQYEPHFDFGRKDEPDAFKELGTGNRIATWLFYMSDVAAGGATVFPDVGAAVWPKKGTAVFWYNLFPSGEGDYSTRHAACPVLVGNKWVSNKWIHERGQEFRRPCGLNETA